CCCGGGAATCGGCGGCCAACGACTCCACCATCGATCTGCACTTCGCGGTCAACGAAGGGGAACCCGCGAAGGTACACCGGATCAACATCGTCGGCAATACCAAGACGAAGGACAAGGTCATACGGCGCGAGTTGCTGATCAAGCCGGGACAGTTCTTTCGCCGATCGGTGCTGATGAGAAGCCAGCGGGACGTTTTCCAGTTGAATTACTTCCAGGACGTGCAGCCCGGCCTGCAACCCCGTCCCAACGGAGACGTGGACATCACCTTCACCGTCCTGGAAAAACCGACGGGCACGGCGAATGCCGGCGCCGGTTACAGCGGGCTCGACGGGCTCGTGGGTACAATATCCATGATCATCCCGAATTTCCTGGGCAACGGACAGAACGTGAATTTCAACTGGGAATTCGGCGCCCGGCGCAATTCCATTTCCACGAGTTTCGTCGAACCCTGGCTCTTCGATACGCCCACCAGCGCCGGTATCGACATCTACCGTACGAACCGGCGATGGTACAGGGAATTCAATGTCATTCAGAAGGGCTTCGGGCTGTCCCTGGGACGGCGCTTTCGCGGCACGTACTGGCGCATCAACGGGGCCTATCGGTTTTACGACCAGAGTTATTCCGGTTTCGGCGAGCGATACTACGCGGCTGCGCTGGAAGATACCACCCTGGCGGATACGCAGATCTCGGCCATTAACGAGAATATCCGCCGAAGAGAATCCTACGAATCCAACAGCGGCCTGACCAGCCAGGTCTCCTTCTCCGTTACGCGCGACAGCCGCGATTTCCCTCAGTTCGCCACGCGCGGCATGCGCCATACGTACCGCAGCGCCGTAGCCGGCGTCGGGGGTGACGTGAAGTTCCTCAAGCAGACCCTGGAATCCGATTTCTATGTTCCCCTGTTCAAGGGCACGTCCCTTTCCCTCAGGGGAAGGTATTCCCTGGCCGCAAACCCCTTCAACGACCGGGAGGTCCCGTTTTTCGAACGGTTTTTTCCGGGAGGGGTCAGTTTCGACGGCTTGATCCGGGGGTACGGCAACAACTCCGTCGGGCCCTACACCGATCTCGGTGACGGGACCAGCAGCCGGGACGGGGGCCGGGCGATGAGCATCATCACCCTGGAGTACCAGGTCCCGATTATCGACCAGCTCAGTTCTCAGCAGCCGGTCTACGCCGTGGCGTTTGTCGAGGCCGGCAACGCCTGGGCGAAGCTCGAGGACGCCACGCCGCTGCCGGGCAACATGAAAAAATCAGTGGGCGCCGGCATCCGGGTGATCATGCCCCTGGTGGGGCTGTTGGGCTTCGACGTCGGGTACGGATTCGACCAGCCCTCGGATCCGATCCAGGCCCTCCAGAAAAAGCGAAGCGGCTGGCATACGCACTTTCAACTCGGCCAGATGTTCTGACAAGCTGGTCCAGGTTTCCGGAGCGATCCGGCATTCGAGGAGGAAATCAATGCTTTCAGGAAGAAGGATGATTCGTATTACGGCCGTGCTGGCCGTGCTGGCCGCCGTCATGTTGCAGCCGGTTGTGGCCCAGGGGCAGGAACTCAAGATCGGCTATCTCGACATGGAGCGCCTGCGCCAGTCGTACCAGGGATTCAGGGACGCAGAGGAAGCCTTCAAGAAGATAGCGACGGAAGTGCAGGAACAGGTACGGAACCGTCAGCAGGAAGTCGAAATGCTGCAGCAGCAGTACGAAGCCAGGAAGACCATGTTGACCGCGGCCAGGCGGCAGCAGGACGAGCAGAATATCATGCAGAAGGAACAGGAGCTCGTGCAGTTCGCCCAGTCTCAGCAAATGGAGCTGGCCCAACAGGAAGTGGAATTGACCAGGCCGCTGCAGGAATCCATTTTCAACGTGGTGCAGACCCTGGCCAAGGCGGAGAACTACACCTATATCTTCGATGCCGGATCGCTCATATACGTGGATCCCTTGAGAGCGCAGGACCTCACGGGGCAGGTCCTGGAGGAACTGCAGAAGGAAGCCAACTAGCCACCCATGCGACAGAAGCTGGCAGATATCGCGACGCAGGTACAGGGCGAACTCGTCGGTGACGGTTCGTGCATCATCGAGAGCGTAGCGCCGCTGGACGAGGCCGGCAAGGGTTCGATCTCCGTCCTGATCAACGCCCGGCATAGCCGGCGCCTGGAGTCTACGGAGGCAGCGGCGGTCATCGTCTCCCGGGAAATAGATCACGCTCCGGTCCCCATCATCCGCGTGGCTTCTCCCGAACTCGCCCTCGTCACCCTGTTGACGACCTATTTCTCCGGACACCGTCCCGCCGATAGCGGGATCCATCCGACGGCCAGGATAGATCCTGCCGCGGAAGTGGATGAAGAGGCGGCCATCGGTCCCCATGTGTCGATCGGCCCGCACACCAAGGTGGGGCGAAGCGCCTGCATCGGCGCGAACGTGGCGATCGGCGCCCATTGCCGGGTCGGCGCCGGCACGTGGATCTTTGCCAACGCGACGCTCTACGATCGTGTTTCCCTGGGAGAAGGCGTGATCGTGCACGGTGGCGTCGTGATCGGCAGCGATGGCTTCGGGTATTTCCAGAGCAGCGGAGGGGCCAGGAAGATACCGCAGGTCGGCGGCGTGGAGATCGGCGACGACGTGGAGATCGGCGCAAATTCGACGATCGATCGCGCAACCATGGGCATGACCCGTATCGGCCGCGGCACGAAGATCGACAACCTGGTACAGATCGGCCATAACGTCGTAATCGGCGATCACGTCACCATATGCGCCCAGGTGGGCATCGCGGGGAGCACGGTGGTTGAATCGGGGACCCTCATCGGCGGGCAGGCCGGACTCTCCGATCACATCCACGTCGGCGCCGGTTCCAGGATCGGCGGGCAGGCGGGCGTGACCAAGTCCATTCCCGCCGGATCGACTGTTTCGGGATATCCCGCCCGTCCGCACAACCAGGCCAGGAGAATCGAGGCGGCCATCAAGCGCCTGCCGGATCTGTTGCACCAGGTCCAGACCCTGGAGGCGCGGATCAAGACGCTTGAAAGCGGCGAGCAGGATGGGCCATCCATCGAAGGAAGAGAGTAGCGGCACATGTTCAAACGCCAGCGTACCATCAAATCCCCGGCGTCCATCAAGGGCATCGGCCTGCATACCGGAGGACGTGCGACGATTACGTTCAAGCCCGGTACCGTGAACGACGGGATCCGGTTCGTGCGCGTCGACCATCCCGACAGGCTGGAAATCCCGGCGGACATAGACTACGTGATCGATACGACCCGGGGGACGAACCTGGCGCGGGACGGCGTACGGATCCACACCGTGGAGCACGTCCTGGCCGCCGTTGCCGGCCTGGGCCTGGACAATATCCGGATCGAACTGGACGGGGACGAGCCGCCGATCTGCGACGGCAGCGCCATTCCCTTCGTGAACGCGTTGATTGAAGCGGGCATCGTCGAACAGGACGCCCCCAGGGAATACCTGGAACTGGACAACCCCGTGCTGTATTCGGAGCGGGAGAACGGCCTGCTTAAGGAACTCGTCGTCATGCCTTCCGACGATTTCCATCTCACCTACATGGTGGACTATCAGAAATCCAACCTGGCCAGCCAGCACACCGTGCTCTATTCCCTGGAAGACGAGTTCGTCACCGAGTTCGCACCGGCGCGGACGTGGACCTTCCTGAGTGACGTGAAGGCCCTGCGCGAAAGGGGACTGATCAAGGGAGGCAGCCTGGAAAGCGCGGTGGTCATCGCGGACATGGACCTGACCGACGAGGAACTGGACGAGTTGAAGGATCTGTTCGGCGTGGAGGACAGGGTGGTGATCGGTGAGAACGGAATCGTGGGCACCCAGCCGCTGCGGTTCGACAACGAACCCTGCCGGCACAAGGCCCTCGACCTGATCGGCGACCTGGCCCTGCTCGGAGCGCCGCTCAGGGCGCAGGTGTTCGGCGCGCGGTCCTCCCATGCCGCCAACGTGGAACTCGTGCGAAGGATCCGCGGCGCGTGCGTGAAGAAGAAGCCGGAATCCGGGAATGCCGATCCGTCTTCGCCTGCCCCGCCTACGCCTGCTCCGCCTGCATCTGAACCCGAATCGGTCTTGGACATCGAGGACATCCTGCGCATTCTCCCCCACCGGTATCCCTTTCTGCTCATCGACCGGGTGATTCACATGGAACCTGGGAAACGGGTGACCGCGCTGAA
This genomic interval from Gemmatimonadota bacterium contains the following:
- a CDS encoding OmpH family outer membrane protein — protein: MLSGRRMIRITAVLAVLAAVMLQPVVAQGQELKIGYLDMERLRQSYQGFRDAEEAFKKIATEVQEQVRNRQQEVEMLQQQYEARKTMLTAARRQQDEQNIMQKEQELVQFAQSQQMELAQQEVELTRPLQESIFNVVQTLAKAENYTYIFDAGSLIYVDPLRAQDLTGQVLEELQKEAN
- the lpxD gene encoding UDP-3-O-(3-hydroxymyristoyl)glucosamine N-acyltransferase, coding for MRQKLADIATQVQGELVGDGSCIIESVAPLDEAGKGSISVLINARHSRRLESTEAAAVIVSREIDHAPVPIIRVASPELALVTLLTTYFSGHRPADSGIHPTARIDPAAEVDEEAAIGPHVSIGPHTKVGRSACIGANVAIGAHCRVGAGTWIFANATLYDRVSLGEGVIVHGGVVIGSDGFGYFQSSGGARKIPQVGGVEIGDDVEIGANSTIDRATMGMTRIGRGTKIDNLVQIGHNVVIGDHVTICAQVGIAGSTVVESGTLIGGQAGLSDHIHVGAGSRIGGQAGVTKSIPAGSTVSGYPARPHNQARRIEAAIKRLPDLLHQVQTLEARIKTLESGEQDGPSIEGRE
- the bamA gene encoding outer membrane protein assembly factor BamA; this translates as MRDARRIDSRFACAVFACAVVMSIAGFCRSITRMDGKVALVSSKSSMYFKPFLVLILTGGILASASVSPQKVFGQQQQSLIADVRIEGHANVDEPLIRSMTALKAGNPYNPRDGATTIKQLYRLGLFEDIRIYVSGGATGLIVTVNVKEYPLLDRLEFEGNDKIKDDELECISGIFQGQAXXXTGAYYEKGYLLATLNERVLVERNNAIMRIEIDEGEKVGLGEIFIENNVSVPEKELQKAFRKKAETEEEHFWKEGDLRRERLLDQFEKLVQEYRKHGFRDAEVVSDTLWFSEDRKRMYIKVDVNEGRRYYLGDVAFEGNTKFTGDQLSSLIKIDAGQPFNEEEYQESVSTIYEAYGELGYLYATPIARESAANDSTIDLHFAVNEGEPAKVHRINIVGNTKTKDKVIRRELLIKPGQFFRRSVLMRSQRDVFQLNYFQDVQPGLQPRPNGDVDITFTVLEKPTGTANAGAGYSGLDGLVGTISMIIPNFLGNGQNVNFNWEFGARRNSISTSFVEPWLFDTPTSAGIDIYRTNRRWYREFNVIQKGFGLSLGRRFRGTYWRINGAYRFYDQSYSGFGERYYAAALEDTTLADTQISAINENIRRRESYESNSGLTSQVSFSVTRDSRDFPQFATRGMRHTYRSAVAGVGGDVKFLKQTLESDFYVPLFKGTSLSLRGRYSLAANPFNDREVPFFERFFPGGVSFDGLIRGYGNNSVGPYTDLGDGTSSRDGGRAMSIITLEYQVPIIDQLSSQQPVYAVAFVEAGNAWAKLEDATPLPGNMKKSVGAGIRVIMPLVGLLGFDVGYGFDQPSDPIQALQKKRSGWHTHFQLGQMF
- a CDS encoding bifunctional UDP-3-O-[3-hydroxymyristoyl] N-acetylglucosamine deacetylase/3-hydroxyacyl-ACP dehydratase, encoding MFKRQRTIKSPASIKGIGLHTGGRATITFKPGTVNDGIRFVRVDHPDRLEIPADIDYVIDTTRGTNLARDGVRIHTVEHVLAAVAGLGLDNIRIELDGDEPPICDGSAIPFVNALIEAGIVEQDAPREYLELDNPVLYSERENGLLKELVVMPSDDFHLTYMVDYQKSNLASQHTVLYSLEDEFVTEFAPARTWTFLSDVKALRERGLIKGGSLESAVVIADMDLTDEELDELKDLFGVEDRVVIGENGIVGTQPLRFDNEPCRHKALDLIGDLALLGAPLRAQVFGARSSHAANVELVRRIRGACVKKKPESGNADPSSPAPPTPAPPASEPESVLDIEDILRILPHRYPFLLIDRVIHMEPGKRVTALKNVTINEPFFAGHFPGHPVMPGVLIVEAMAQAGGLLLLNTIDEPKSKMAYFMGIDHARFRRLVKPGDQIRFELETVRMRMHACKMEGKAYVNDELVAEATLMAMITDRAGQADQADRADREAQQ